A genome region from Pseudanabaena sp. Chao 1811 includes the following:
- the cobU gene encoding bifunctional adenosylcobinamide kinase/adenosylcobinamide-phosphate guanylyltransferase, with protein MITLVTGATRSGKSEWAEHLARRSQENVIYIATATRYQDDAEWEARLQKHSDRRPEDWQVLEVPIELAQTILELASNSSNYILVDSLGTWLANLLEESEESWIKIENELLEAIKVCKVDITFVSEEVGWGIVPEYKLGRMFRDRLGGLSRKIGAISDAVYLVTGGYAVNLTQIGERLS; from the coding sequence ATGATTACTCTAGTAACGGGCGCAACTCGCTCAGGTAAAAGTGAATGGGCAGAACATTTGGCTAGGCGATCGCAAGAAAATGTAATTTATATCGCCACAGCGACTCGTTATCAAGATGATGCGGAATGGGAAGCAAGATTACAAAAACATAGCGATCGCCGTCCTGAAGATTGGCAAGTTCTAGAAGTTCCCATAGAATTAGCTCAAACTATTTTAGAACTCGCTAGTAATTCTTCCAATTATATTCTGGTGGATTCACTCGGAACTTGGCTAGCCAATCTTTTAGAAGAAAGTGAAGAGTCTTGGATAAAGATTGAGAATGAATTATTAGAAGCGATCAAAGTATGTAAAGTCGATATTACGTTCGTATCTGAAGAAGTTGGCTGGGGAATTGTTCCAGAATATAAGTTAGGGAGAATGTTTCGCGATCGCCTCGGTGGTCTCAGTCGCAAAATTGGGGCGATCTCTGATGCTGTTTATCTAGTCACAGGTGGTTATGCAGTTAATCTCACGCAAATTGGCGAAAGATTATCATAA
- a CDS encoding Uma2 family endonuclease produces MPDNGNRYEIINGELYVTRAPHNKHQDTCGNFHYELKAWSKVSGLGYAVIGAGLIFGDNDDVIPDVVWMSKEKYAALIDDTGHFRGAPELVIEVLSAGTDNEKRDREVKLKLYSSRGVLEYWIADWRAKQIQVYRRENGILRLAMTLFTTDTLTSPLLPEFSCLISQIFE; encoded by the coding sequence ATGCCCGACAATGGCAACCGTTATGAAATTATTAATGGAGAACTTTACGTGACTAGAGCGCCTCATAATAAACATCAAGATACCTGTGGCAATTTTCATTATGAGCTTAAAGCTTGGTCAAAAGTATCGGGGTTAGGATACGCGGTAATTGGAGCAGGATTGATCTTTGGTGACAATGATGATGTCATTCCCGATGTGGTCTGGATGAGTAAGGAGAAATATGCAGCTTTAATTGATGATACGGGGCATTTTCGCGGTGCGCCTGAGCTGGTGATCGAGGTGCTATCTGCGGGAACTGATAACGAAAAGCGCGATCGCGAAGTAAAACTTAAACTTTATTCATCAAGGGGAGTATTGGAATATTGGATTGCGGATTGGCGAGCGAAACAAATTCAAGTTTATCGGCGCGAAAATGGCATTCTCAGACTAGCGATGACTTTATTTACAACTGATACCCTGACATCGCCACTTTTGCCAGAGTTTTCCTGTCTAATATCCCAGATTTTTGAATAG